The Sorangiineae bacterium MSr11367 genome window below encodes:
- a CDS encoding diguanylate cyclase, with amino-acid sequence MLSSTLQRADAERILSSDDATQRRVQLSVPPVGAVLVVDDDDAARWLVVRALARSGIQTFEAVDGREAVEHVLAKPELIDAIILDVMMPGLNGFDVIRHIKRIPAAATTPIILVTASATEEDDIVRGVEYGAIDYIMKPVSTAVLTAKVRAACERSRAERRLRYDLRFAELHAMIDPLTGLFNRRHFEARIREAAAYSKRHDQPFSIVMVDLDHFKSVNDTYGHETGDHVLTQFAAAVRSVLRGEDVAFRYGGEEFVLLLRACDAERAADVAERLQKRLRQRPYLFRDGTSRVITFSAGVAAALPSEGYGSAELVSRADAALYRAKAAGRDRIAYW; translated from the coding sequence CCGGTAGGTGCCGTACTCGTCGTCGATGACGACGACGCTGCGCGTTGGCTTGTCGTTCGTGCGCTCGCGCGCAGCGGCATTCAAACCTTCGAGGCCGTCGATGGGCGGGAGGCCGTCGAGCATGTTCTAGCCAAGCCAGAGCTGATCGACGCCATCATCCTCGACGTCATGATGCCGGGGCTGAATGGCTTCGACGTCATTCGTCACATCAAACGGATTCCCGCGGCGGCCACGACGCCCATCATCCTCGTCACGGCAAGTGCGACCGAGGAAGATGACATCGTACGCGGTGTGGAATACGGGGCGATCGACTACATCATGAAGCCGGTCTCCACCGCGGTGCTCACCGCGAAGGTGCGCGCGGCCTGCGAGCGCTCACGGGCCGAACGGCGTCTGCGCTACGACCTGCGCTTCGCCGAGCTTCACGCGATGATCGATCCGCTCACGGGTCTGTTCAACCGACGGCACTTCGAAGCGCGCATCCGTGAAGCGGCGGCGTATTCGAAGCGGCATGATCAACCGTTCTCGATTGTCATGGTCGACCTGGATCATTTCAAATCGGTCAACGATACCTATGGGCACGAGACAGGTGATCACGTGCTCACGCAGTTCGCAGCCGCCGTGCGCTCCGTGCTGCGGGGCGAAGATGTGGCCTTTCGCTACGGTGGTGAGGAGTTCGTGCTCTTGTTGCGTGCCTGCGACGCGGAGCGCGCGGCCGACGTGGCCGAACGACTGCAGAAAAGGCTTCGGCAGCGGCCGTACCTCTTTCGCGATGGTACGTCGCGCGTCATTACATTCAGCGCCGGTGTCGCCGCGGCACTTCCAAGCGAAGGCTATGGAAGCGCCGAGCTCGTGAGCCGCGCGGACGCCGCCCTTTACCGCGCCAAGGCCGCGGGTCGGGACCGCATCGCCTACTGGTGA